A genomic window from Dethiosulfovibrio russensis includes:
- a CDS encoding ABC transporter permease, which translates to MTEFFQAAVRMGTPLLLMALGGTWTLQTGILNIGQEGGLILASFFAVLGNHLFGSWIMGIVFAVAVALVYNMIFAFFSVTLRSNIWVIGMALNIMGSALSILFLKSFFGVKGSFRSSNMVRIPDVELSFLPSWLDGFSLIVWVAVAVLAVIAYMDSRTVLGMRLKAAGENEEALDAAGVPVWRLRYGVLVVNSVMVGLAGAFLSTSYLLSFVRGMSADRGWMAVAAVIFGDGHLGWTVFAVIIFGVAQAGGFQLQAMGVPSHLALMLPYVLVIIALVTRGIGKSRSS; encoded by the coding sequence ATGACGGAATTCTTTCAGGCGGCGGTCCGCATGGGAACCCCCCTTCTCCTTATGGCCCTCGGCGGAACCTGGACCCTACAGACCGGCATACTCAACATAGGCCAAGAGGGAGGGCTAATACTGGCGTCCTTCTTCGCCGTGCTGGGAAACCACCTCTTCGGAAGCTGGATAATGGGGATAGTTTTCGCCGTAGCTGTAGCACTCGTCTACAACATGATATTCGCTTTCTTCTCCGTGACCCTGCGTTCCAACATATGGGTCATAGGAATGGCCCTGAACATAATGGGATCGGCCCTGTCGATTCTCTTTCTGAAAAGCTTTTTCGGCGTGAAGGGAAGTTTCAGAAGCTCGAACATGGTCAGAATACCGGATGTGGAGCTCTCTTTCCTGCCTAGCTGGCTGGACGGATTTTCTCTGATCGTCTGGGTGGCGGTTGCAGTATTGGCGGTAATTGCCTACATGGACTCCAGGACTGTCCTGGGAATGAGACTCAAGGCAGCCGGGGAGAACGAGGAAGCCCTCGACGCCGCCGGAGTTCCCGTATGGCGTCTACGCTACGGCGTCTTGGTGGTGAACTCGGTTATGGTGGGATTGGCCGGCGCCTTCCTTTCCACATCCTATCTGCTTTCCTTCGTCCGGGGAATGAGCGCCGACAGGGGCTGGATGGCCGTGGCGGCGGTGATATTCGGAGATGGACACCTGGGATGGACGGTCTTCGCCGTTATAATCTTCGGGGTGGCACAGGCCGGGGGATTCCAGCTTCAGGCCATGGGAGTTCCGAGCCATCTGGCCCTCATGCTACCCTACGTTCTGGTCATAATCGCACTGGTGACCCGGGGGATCGGAAAAAGCCGATCTTCCTGA
- a CDS encoding ABC transporter permease, translating to MKNRWIQEHRDGLIVLGSFVTSVLFGGVIIALYGANPMEAYGEMINGALGDSDAMLGTLAKWVPLLLATFAISAAFNGGMWNIGAEGQLYVGAFSATWIGLTFPALPGAVLIPLALLAGLGGAAFWAWIPAKLNLDHGLNIVVLTIMLNSLGTLATQALTVGPYAGYQVAAGATDKIPEAMRFAKLTDFSNLNTGIFIALVAVILVTIAMLFTIRGYDWKMCRLNGRFAKYGGIDVRKVKMSAMLLSGALAGLAGTLLVMGEQYRFRTAISPGYTWTGMILAMMVAYHPVGGILASAVYAVMESGALQMELMTDVPVEVVQIVMCLGVLFVTAGFAVANRMASRLRED from the coding sequence GTGAAAAACAGATGGATTCAGGAACACAGGGACGGCCTTATCGTCCTGGGCTCCTTCGTAACCAGCGTGTTGTTCGGAGGGGTGATAATAGCTCTCTACGGGGCTAACCCCATGGAGGCCTACGGAGAGATGATAAACGGTGCCCTGGGAGACTCGGACGCCATGCTGGGCACTCTGGCCAAATGGGTACCCCTTCTGCTGGCCACCTTCGCCATATCCGCGGCCTTCAACGGCGGAATGTGGAACATCGGAGCGGAAGGGCAGCTCTACGTAGGTGCCTTCTCCGCCACATGGATCGGACTGACCTTCCCCGCCCTGCCCGGTGCGGTGTTGATACCGTTGGCCCTTCTGGCCGGACTCGGAGGAGCCGCCTTCTGGGCCTGGATCCCGGCCAAGCTCAACCTGGACCACGGGCTCAACATAGTGGTGCTGACCATAATGCTCAACTCCCTGGGCACCCTTGCGACCCAGGCCCTCACAGTCGGTCCCTACGCCGGTTATCAGGTGGCGGCGGGAGCCACCGACAAGATCCCCGAGGCCATGCGCTTCGCCAAACTGACCGACTTCAGCAACCTCAACACCGGAATATTCATAGCTCTCGTAGCCGTGATATTGGTGACTATCGCCATGCTGTTCACCATCAGGGGCTACGACTGGAAAATGTGCCGCCTGAACGGTCGTTTCGCTAAATACGGAGGGATCGACGTCAGAAAGGTCAAGATGTCCGCCATGCTCCTCTCCGGAGCCCTGGCGGGACTTGCCGGAACCCTTCTGGTGATGGGCGAGCAGTACCGTTTTCGGACCGCCATATCGCCGGGTTACACCTGGACGGGAATGATACTCGCCATGATGGTGGCCTATCATCCTGTGGGAGGAATATTGGCCTCGGCTGTCTACGCTGTGATGGAGTCAGGAGCCCTCCAGATGGAGCTCATGACCGACGTCCCGGTGGAGGTCGTACAGATAGTCATGTGTCTTGGAGTGCTTTTCGTCACAGCCGGATTCGCCGTGGCCAACCGAATGGCCAGCAGGCTCAGGGAGGACTGA
- a CDS encoding ABC transporter ATP-binding protein — MNELSALNVTKTFGPFTAVDDLSLMVKGGTIHAIVGENGAGKSTLMKCLYGIYHPDGGSFRMDDKPLSIGSPRDAMGYGIGMVHQHFMLVPSMSVCRNVVLGDEPKRGVAFDLDGARARVGELIDRYELDISPDVPVGDLPVGRQQQVEILKLLYRRAEILVFDEPTAVLSPKEVDGLFQTIRGFREEGRTVIFIAHNLGEVLDISDIVSVMRKGRLIDTKPASELDRASLAELMVGRSIDMPSVSEASRLSPDPILELKSVSVSGAPRPLLEDVSLEVFGGEILGIAGITGNGQSELEEVLSGLRGCEGTVVIDGLDVSELDSLGRRNLGLAYIPEDRIRTGLASLADLVDNTLMGYQYDPRFAKGIFRNYGASVVHADSVMERYGVAAAHRGVQAGTLSGGNMQRLVMGRELEHDPKVLLVSQPTRGVDIGGAEEIHRHILDLRSKGSAVLLISSDLDEVLSLSDRVAVMLRGRIVSVLSSTEATRDRVGRIMLEGREDADLV, encoded by the coding sequence CACCAAGACCTTTGGTCCCTTCACAGCCGTGGACGATCTCTCTCTGATGGTCAAGGGCGGAACGATCCACGCGATCGTCGGAGAGAACGGCGCAGGTAAATCCACCTTGATGAAGTGTCTCTACGGTATCTACCACCCAGACGGGGGAAGCTTTCGGATGGACGATAAACCCCTGTCCATAGGGTCCCCCAGGGACGCCATGGGATACGGCATAGGCATGGTGCATCAGCACTTCATGCTGGTGCCATCCATGTCCGTCTGCCGTAACGTGGTCTTAGGCGACGAGCCCAAAAGAGGAGTCGCCTTCGACCTGGACGGAGCTCGTGCCAGGGTAGGAGAGCTGATCGATCGTTACGAACTGGACATATCCCCGGACGTGCCGGTAGGAGACCTCCCGGTTGGCCGACAGCAGCAGGTGGAGATACTCAAGCTCCTCTATCGCCGTGCGGAGATACTCGTCTTCGACGAGCCGACGGCGGTTTTGTCCCCCAAGGAGGTAGACGGGCTCTTCCAGACGATTCGAGGCTTTCGTGAGGAGGGACGGACCGTAATCTTCATCGCCCACAACCTGGGCGAGGTCCTCGATATCTCCGACATAGTCTCCGTGATGAGAAAGGGACGGCTGATAGACACCAAACCCGCCTCCGAGCTGGACAGGGCATCTTTGGCCGAGCTCATGGTAGGTCGCTCCATAGACATGCCATCGGTATCTGAAGCTTCCAGGCTCTCTCCCGATCCGATTCTGGAGCTCAAGTCCGTCTCAGTCTCCGGCGCCCCGCGGCCCCTTCTCGAAGACGTCTCCCTCGAGGTCTTCGGAGGCGAGATACTGGGGATCGCCGGTATCACCGGAAACGGCCAGAGCGAGCTGGAGGAGGTTTTGTCCGGGCTCAGAGGCTGCGAAGGCACGGTCGTCATAGATGGTTTGGACGTATCCGAGCTGGACTCCCTGGGCAGACGGAACCTCGGGCTGGCCTACATACCGGAGGATCGGATACGGACCGGACTGGCCTCCCTGGCGGATCTTGTAGACAACACCCTCATGGGCTACCAGTACGATCCCCGGTTCGCAAAGGGGATATTCAGAAACTACGGCGCCTCGGTGGTCCACGCCGACTCTGTGATGGAGCGCTACGGTGTGGCAGCCGCCCACAGAGGGGTCCAGGCTGGAACCCTGTCGGGAGGCAACATGCAGCGTCTCGTCATGGGAAGGGAGCTGGAACACGATCCCAAGGTTCTCCTGGTATCCCAGCCGACGAGAGGGGTCGATATCGGCGGAGCCGAGGAGATCCACCGTCACATACTGGACCTTCGCTCCAAGGGCAGCGCTGTCCTGCTCATCTCCTCCGACCTGGACGAAGTCCTCTCCCTGAGCGACAGGGTGGCGGTCATGTTAAGAGGCAGGATCGTCTCGGTCCTGTCCTCCACGGAGGCCACTAGGGACAGAGTGGGAAGGATCATGCTGGAGGGAAGGGAGGACGCCGACCTTGTCTGA